In a genomic window of Trachemys scripta elegans isolate TJP31775 chromosome 12, CAS_Tse_1.0, whole genome shotgun sequence:
- the LOC117885570 gene encoding olfactory receptor 12-like, producing the protein MSIKVWRDANHTAVMEFILLGFGRGPGLQVVPFVMFLVIYIITVLGNTILVLIITANSRLHTPMYFLLMNLSLLDLCYSSVIAPRAMVSFLTDTKTISYRECATQFFFFALFVTTETFILTAMAYDRYTAICNPLLYPTTMSKPVCIQLVVGSYLCGSMNAMVQTGFTFTLHFCGSNEIDHFFCDVPPLLTLSCTDTYINQMVMFVLSGIIIVSTALIILVSYAYIISVVLQTRCAVGRHKTFSTCTSHIVAVSLFYGTVSFMYAQPSSLSSPDQGKVVSVFYTLVIPMLNPFIYSLRNKDVKEALRRTIGCIIIFEMNLFYEY; encoded by the exons ATGAGTATAAAAGTCT GGAGAGATGCGAATCACACTGCAGTGATGGAATTCATCCTTCTGGGGTTTGGAAGAGGTCCAGGGCTCCAGGTGGTCCCTTTTGTGATGTTCTTGGTGATTTACATAATAACTGTGCTAGGGAACACCATCCTGGTCCTCATCATTACAGCCAACTCTcgccttcacacccccatgtacttcctCCTCATGAATCTGTCACTCTTAGACCTCTGCTACTCCTCCGTCATTGCCCCCAGAGCTATGGTGAGCTTCCTAACAGACACCAAAACCATTTCCTACAGGGAATGTGCCACCCAATTCTTCTTCTTTGCTCTCTTTGTCACTACTGAGACATTCATCCTGACAGCCATGGCATACGATCGATACACCGCCATCTGCAACCCACTCCTGTATCCCACCACCATGTCCAAGCCAGTCTGCATTCAACTGGTGGTGGGGTCCTATCTCTGTGGCAGCATGAACGCCATGGTGCAAACAGGCTTCACCTTTACTCTGCACTTCTGTGGCTCTAATGAGATTGATCACTTCTTCTGTGATGTTCCACCCCTGCTAACCCTCTCATGCACAGACACATACATCAATCAAATGGTGATGTTTGTCTTATCGGGCATCATCATAGTGAGCACTGCCCTGATCATTCTTGTCTCTTATGCCTATATCATCTCTGTTGTCCTCCAGACTCGCTGTGCCGTGGGCAGGCACAAGAccttctccacctgcacctcccacATAGTAGCTGTAAGTTTATTTTACGGGACTGTTTCCTTCATGTATGCCCAGCCAAGTTCATTATCCTCCCCAGATCAGGGTAAAGTGGTGTCTGTGTTTTATACCCTGGTCATCCCCATGTTGAATCCCTTCATCTACAGCCTAAGGAACAAGGATGTGAAAGAAGCTTTGAGAAGAACCATAGGCTGcataattatttttgaaatgaaTCTTTTCTATGAATATTGA
- the LOC117885894 gene encoding olfactory receptor 12-like, which translates to MENCTAVSEFILEGFRDHPELQIILFVVFLVLYVTTLVGNSGMIAIISSDTHLHTPMYFFLRNLSFLDLCYSSVIAPKALASFFTQNQTISYAGCVAQLLLFSLFITTEGFLLAVMAYDRFIAICYPLLYPIMMSRKSCQQLVAASYACGCANGVIQTSFSFRLRFCGSSQINHFFCDVPAVMRASVTDTYVNEVVMFALCNVIIVITTVAIFTSYAYILSTILKTRSAEGRYKAFSTCASHMMAVSLFYGTVFFIYAQPAAISTPNQSKMVSVFYTLVIPMLNPLIYSLRNKDVKEGLGRMMGKRLFSMN; encoded by the coding sequence ATGGAAAACTGCACTGCGGTGTCTGAGTTCATCCTGGAAGGATTCAGAGACCATCCAGAGCTTCAAATCATCCTGTTTGTGGTCTTCTTAGTGCTGTATGTCACCACCCTGGTGGGCAACAGTGGTATGATCGCCATCATTAGTTCCGACACCCATCTCCACACACCCATGTACTTTTTCCTCAGGAACTTGTCCTTCTTGGATCTGTGCTACTCCTCTGTAATTGCCCCCAAAGCCCTGGCCAGCTTCTTCACCCAGAACCAGACTATTTCTTACGCAGGATGCGTGGCCCAGTTGCTGTTGTTTTCCCTCTTCATCACTACGGAAGGGTTTCTCTTGGCTGTCATGGCCTATGACCGCTTCATTGCCATCTGTTACCCACTCCTCTACCCCATTATGATGTCCAGGAAGTCTTGCCAGCAACTGGTGGCTGCATCCTACGCCTGTGGCTGTGCCAATGGAGTGATACAGACCAGCTTCTCCTTCCGGTTGCGGTTCTGTGGGAGCAGCCAAATCAACCACTTCTTCTGTGACGTCCCCGCCGTCATGAGGGCCTCGGTCACTGACACATACGTAAATGAGGTTGTGATGTTTGCACTCTGCAATGTCATCATAGTCATCACCACGGTGGCAATATTTACTTCCTATGCCTACATCCTTTCCACCATCCTCAAGACCCGCTCTGCGGAGGGTAGgtataaagccttctccacctgcgcCTCCCATATGATGGCTGTGAGTCTCTTCTATGGGACGGTCTTCTTCATCTATGCCCAGCCAGCTGCTATATCCACTCCAAACCAGAGCAAAATGGTGTCGGTGTTCTACACCCTGGTGATCCCCATGCTaaatcccctcatctacagcctgaggaacaaggacgTGAAAGAGGGTCTGGGGAGGATGATGGGGAAGAGGCTTTTTTCAATGAACTAA